CGGACCAAAACTGATTGAACTGTCTCTTTTACAGACTATCGCATACAGCATTTTATGGGATGTTAAATTTTTGATGAGGTAAGTACCTTTTATTCTGCTGTAAATGCCCTTTAATTATCTGTGACATTTTAGTTGGTCCAGCTGATGTCATTTTGCATGTAGATCTGACTTTGTCAAGTTGGTTCTGAAAGTATTCCAACGATTCAGGATCAACAGCGTGGCTTGGTAACTCCCATTTCATTTTCTTGCCacaaaagagaaacaaacaattCCCAACTGTGTTTTGATCACTCCAAAAAAGGCCTCTATAGACAATCGTTGAAATTACTGACAATGTAAGAAACGTTGTCATTGACAGTAGAATGCCATTGGCTTTATAATAGCCCGCGTGCTTGGTGAGCATTTGGATGATTTCAACCATTAAAGggatttaataaaacacattgtgtaaaacacaattagtgcagttttttttttcttcaattttttGGGGAAGGAAATTTATACTTAACAATCTGTCAAATGTGCTGAAGAATTTATACAACTCTGCCTCATTGTAAGGCACAGTAAAGAATCTGATACAGTGACTGTACAGAGACTTGACAAGTAAATAGACAACCAAGTTTGAAAGAACACCCGTTTATTATGGACCATACATAGCACTGGCAAAATGATTGGGGTTAGTACTATGCGGTACAACCCTTTGCCTTCTGCAAGGCAACAACGTACTTACAGTGTGGACAAGATGGGATTGCAGCCCATTCCTGGCACAGACTGTATTGGAGTCCCAGGAAGTGGGTTTATTGGGACGTTTTCGCAAGGAATTGGTCGAGGATAGTCCTAGATTCTCAATGGGGTTCATGTCCGGAGATTGGCCAGGCTATGGAAGAGTTGTGATGCCCTGACGTGCCTTTCCATCTTTGCATTGCATTGGCGGTGTGTGTTAGGACACCCATGGTCCATAAAGATACTGGCCTCTTTGGACAGATGACTATTGGCATAGACAGCCAGGAGAATGTTTGACGTATTGGGTAGGGATGGGCATGTGAATTCATTTATTCAAATTTCATTTTCATAAAATGACTCCTTGTATAATCTAGCTTGTATTGCAACAAATATAATTGGTCTGAACAGATACATCAACCGCTGCAGCCCaatgtataaattaaatattatttatttatttatacagaaatAACATTCTTTCTATAGCTCTAAATTACTCAAGTTCtcgacataaaaaataaaaactgcagggTGATACAAATACTGTAGCTATGAGTAACAGACGTGGTTGGAGTGCACCGTTGCACGTATTGAAACTATATGAAATTATTCCATTGAATGAATACAGTAGTCTACAAAAGAGGTATTTTACAAAGAAAAAGGAGGTATCATACAATGCGGTATTGTCGGTGGTCATATTTTGTTTGGGGCCATTTTACCAAAGTAGATACtaaaacaggaggctgtgtggtccagtggttaaagaaaagggcttgtaaccaggaggtccacggttcaaatcccccctcagccactgactcattgtgtgaccctgagcaagtcacttaacctccttgtgctccgtctttcgggtgagacgtaattgtaagtgactctgcagctgatgcatagttcacacaccctagtcactgtaagtcgttttggataaaggcagctgctaaataaacaaataataataaacagtaaaattCACACTTTGCAACAAGAGACTGAGCTGCATGAACAGCACAGGGACAATGTTAAACCACCTGCCTGCAGAGAGATGCCCATCCGCAAGCCTCATACTGTGTGGACTGCGAGACTAAGTATGCCTTGCACAAGCAGCGGAAGTACCGGTAAATCACAACGAAACCAGTACAGCTTGCTCCACCAAATGCAGTGCTCGCTAAAAATACATTGACTATCGGCACTGTTGAAGGacagggttataaaaaaaaaaaaaacatgttttgtagtTTTAGCTTGACTTCTAGTTCATGCCATTCAGTGATTTAACGTCTACTCTGTACTACATTATTTATAAGGCTTCATGTAGCAGAATGTATAGCAGGACCGGGAGGTATGTACCAGACTGAATGTGTTACTtcatgtaaacatgtatttatattgtgttttatttattgtccaATGAAGACATTTATTGATTCATTATAATATCTGCGTTATGTTGCCTTTAATTGCTGTTTGGAAGTGATGCATCCTACCCTGTTATTACACTTCCTGTTAATAAAAAGAGCTTCTTATTAAAGCATTGTCAAAGAGTACTgcgatttgttattgttttacatacagtagaCCCCGAACGGACCCTAATTGCGTGAGTTTTCGAATGGCTTTATTCCTTCTCTTTTGTTCTGTGTCTCACAGGAATCTAGCACTGGGAGGagggctgctgctgcttctggcagAGTCCCGTTCCGAGGGGAAGAGCATGTTTGCTGGCGTGCCTTCCATGGGAGAGAGCTCTCCAAAGCAGTACATGCAGCTGGGGGGCCGGGTCCTGCTGGTTCTCATGTTCATGACTCTGCTGCACTTTGACGCCAGTTTCTTCTTTGTGAGTACATGGGTCGAATTGCTTGCTTTAGTTATAGGAGAAAGTTGCGTGAGGTTACGTCataaattagtgctgggacaaatatccgaatattcaaacactttttttttgtgtattcacgtacaaaaatcagatgttcgtattcccTAGAAATAACAAAACTACCTTGCgcttatttaccacctcaccagaagttgcacgacaaaaatggcaaataaaaaataacttatgatatatatttaaaaaaaaacaaaacaggatcaATACAGCAGCTCTTGATCCTCTAAAAGtttgacagcaaaaagtaaacaaaccagattatgtgcaggcacgcatagtgatctctatggaaggcaaggaatctcatgggacagaaaaaaaggaaGAACATCATTCTGacatgcctcgcttaaacagtgcctaacttgctggaaatgctgtgtagtgatttatatatatatattgtatatgatattttttgttgtgactttgtACTATGTGGAATGTAGTAAGAGAACCAAAActgagttttttccccttcattttacaaatccacatgtttgttttatttgaagtgtttaaaggtaaatttcagtttttgtttgcttgttcagctacaaaaaggcacaagtaaacctcatgttattactttggtcatctatggccactgtttactgtgaagataCAGCAACGGTAAGgagcaaaagtaaaaaataaatgtggtgtcaactttatgtactatttattttggtaatCTAAACAAAATAACGTTTAACTAGAACTGCTGTTTGGTGtcgtttgttttgtagttaattcactggggtaaagtaaggcctgcacaacttattctttactcctgggatatttttctactttaacccgttacatattttaacattttactatAAAGAAGGCACACCCACACAGTGGCCACGCAATTAGCAACATTGgtgtttactttattttttattttgtaacttgaTTTTTGTAAATatctttgctttttaaaaaaaaaaaaaaaaaaaaaaaaccttggctgtgtgtgtacatttgaaatgtttggtCTTGGTAAACCTTGCTCTGATCTGTGGTGTTTCTTCCTTGTGATTTCTTCTCTCTCAGATCCTGCAGAACATAGTGGGAACTGCGCTGATTATCCTGGTGGCAGTCGGCTTCAAGACGAAGCTGGCAGCACTCACTCTGGTGGTGTGGCTCTTCGCCATCAACGTTTACTTCAACGCATTCTGGACGGTGCCCGCCTACAAACCCATGCACGACTTCCTCAAGTATGACTTCTTCCAGACCATGTCTGTCATCGGGGGTTTACTACTTGTGGTAGCACTGGGGCCAGGGGGCGTCTCCATGGATGAGAAGAAGAAGGAGTGGTGAGCCAGCTGCCTCCCTCATCTCTGCTCACAGCCGGCCAGCTCTGTACTCTACAGCTTTCAACTTTCAttttgtggtgtttttgttttttgttttctttttgatttttaattagaCATGGTCATTGCTGGATTGTTTTTGCCCTAATTATTTAACAGTCTGCCAAAAAGAAGTGTCTCAGCTTTCTCAATACTGTTAACATTGCACACACATGCTTCATGTTCCATTTTTGTTTACCGCAGTCCTACCCTAGTTAACACAGGCACCCAGGTCACGCAATCTTTGAGGAAATAGATTACGTGCCCCTAAGTACACGGTGAAATGGAGTGATCAGAGTGTGTTTATCATTGTATCTGGAATATATTAATTCTATcttgtaatgaaaaagaaaattgttCTAGAGGACATTTTGTCTGAAGACAGCGAGTTAAAAACCCAGAAACAAGCTTTAgatgtgctgtgttaatgtggCATTTTGATGGTGGACACAGTTCTCAGTTGCACGTCGGCACTCCTATCTGTTGGTGTGGTTCTTGACTCCATGTCACCATACTGTTTAGAGGCACTGACTATTTCTCTACCCTGGGTGGGAGAACCTGTAGACCTAGTAATCCTTATGTAATTGGAGACATTGGATATAGTAGGGACTTTGCGGAAAGTATATTTTTCTAGTTTAATTTCCACAAACCTAGTTGGCCTTCTATAAGTAAattgactgttttattttgcaaatGGTTATTTAATAAAGGTGATCATCTGTTTTGTTTATCAATCATGCTGTCCTGCAGGTATATTTGAGTTGAGAGTAAAAAAGAGACTTGTtgcactcaaaaaaaaaaaaaaaaaaaaaaaaaagccccccAGAAATCCATGTGCATTCACTCAGTATTTTGACTCCCAGAAATCCATGTGCATTCACTCAGTATTTTGACTCCCAGAAATCCATGTGCATTCACTCAGTATTTTGACTCTCAGAAATCCATGTGCATTCACTCAGTATTTTGACTCTCAGAAATCCATGTGCATTCACTCAGTATTTTGACTCAGAAAAATAGCATCAAGTGTATTGGTCATCAGAAGTGTGCtatttttttgctgtttatttgCTTTTGAGATATTacatttaaaggaaaaaaaaaagattaagatCAGATGtccctgtgtttgtttttctggcTCTCCAGGGTTGTATATAAATGCATATGTAATTCAAAAGGAACAGTATACAGTTAGGCTTGTTCTTAGGCTTAGGATTTTAAGTTCTGAATAAATATCTTGAAATCCTGAAAATGAATTACCACTGTTGGATATGTAGGGCT
This portion of the Acipenser ruthenus chromosome 31, fAciRut3.2 maternal haplotype, whole genome shotgun sequence genome encodes:
- the LOC117396963 gene encoding surfeit locus protein 4 gives rise to the protein MGQNDIMSTAEDVTDQFLRVTKQYLPHLARLCLISTFLEDGIRMWFQWNEQRDYIEATWSCGYFLATCFVLLNLMGQLGGCVLILSRNFVQYACFGLFGILALQTIAYSILWDVKFLMRNLALGGGLLLLLAESRSEGKSMFAGVPSMGESSPKQYMQLGGRVLLVLMFMTLLHFDASFFFILQNIVGTALIILVAVGFKTKLAALTLVVWLFAINVYFNAFWTVPAYKPMHDFLKYDFFQTMSVIGGLLLVVALGPGGVSMDEKKKEW